Proteins from one Desmodus rotundus isolate HL8 chromosome 9, HLdesRot8A.1, whole genome shotgun sequence genomic window:
- the PGRMC2 gene encoding membrane-associated progesterone receptor component 2, whose amino-acid sequence MAAGDGDVKLGTLGSGSESSSDGSSGSPGSVGATAEGGGWVAAALALLTGGGEMLLNVALVALVLLGAYRLWVRWGRRGLGAGAGSGEESPAATLPRMKKRDFSLEQLRQYDGSRTPRILLAVNGKVFDVTKGSKFYGPAGPYGIFAGRDASRGLATFCLDKDALKDEYDDLSDLNAVQMESVREWEMQFKEKYDYVGRLLKPGEEPSEYTDEEDTKDHNKQD is encoded by the exons ATGGCGGCGGGTGATGGGGACGTGAAGCTAGGCACCCTGGGGAGTGGCAGTGAAAGCAGCAGCGACGGCAGCAGCGGGAGCCCCGGCAGCGTGGGAGCGACAGCAGAAGGGGGCGGCTGGGTGGCAGCAGCGTTGGCGCTTCTGACGGGAGGCGGGGAGATGTTGCTGAACGTGGCGCTGGTGGCGCTGGTGCTGCTGGGGGCCTACCGGCTGTGGGTGCGCTGGGGGCGACGGGGTCTGGGGGCTGGAGCAGGGTCGGGCGAGGAGAGCCCCGCCGCCACGCTGCCGCGGATGAAGAAGCGCGACTTCAGCTTGGAGCAGCTGCGCCAATACGACGGGTCCCGCACCCCGCGCATCCTGCTCGCGGTCAATGGGAAAGTCTTCGACGTGACCAAAGGCAGCAAGTTCTACGGCCCTG CGGGTCCATATGGAATATTTGCTGGTAGGGATGCCTCCAGAGGACTGGCGACATTTTGCCTAGATAAAGATGCACTTAAAGATGAATATGATGATCTCTCAGATTTGAACGCCGTACAAATGGAGAGTGTCCGAGAATGGGAAATGCAGTTTAAAG aaaaatatgattatGTAGGCAGACTGCTAAAGCCAGGAGAAGAACCGTCAGAATATACAGATGAAGAAGATACCAAGGATCACAATAAACAGGATTGA